A stretch of DNA from Methanobacterium sp. Maddingley MBC34:
TTGAATATGGGCACACGGAGAAGATCAAGGACTGCTATCCAGGCTATGCTCTGTATGAGAGAAAATAAGAGTATAGGGATTATCTTACCAATTATTACCATGTAACTGGATAATGGAGTCATTAGGAGTACTTCAAAGGTTTTCCTCTCCTTTTCACCAACCACACTATCGGTTACAATGTTACTGGCTAAAAAGAAGGGTAAAAGGAGAATAAACGGCACTATAAATCCATATATCACTTCCACGAAGTAAGGACTGTCCAGTGCCAGTGGTACCTGTTTATCCTGATTAATTTTAATTTCCTGGAAGTTTACAGGATTTTGGATTATATTCACCTGGCTTTGGTTTAAACCAGCATTTTTTAAGGTGTTTTCTGTGTTGAACTTGTCCACTGCATTGCTGATCTTGGCAGATACCACCGGATAAAAGACATTGGCAGTGTCCACCTGTACCACCACCTCCCCTGAGGGTGAAAGATCAACCACTGCCACCAACTTCTTTCCAAGGCCAAGTTTAGCTTCATCAGTGGTGTTATAATAATTTAATGTTATTTTTTCTTCTTCCAGGTACTTTGAAAGACTTGAACCCTCCAAATTCTGGGGCAAACCTATGTTTAGAGCAGAGGTTATTCCCACCTGATCCAGTAGAGTAGGGTCACTGGCCACAGCAGCTACCGCCACCAGGCCCACTGCCCCGATGATTATGAAAACCTGAACCAGAACTACCAGGAGGTATATCCTGTTTTGGAGGATGTCTCTGGCTTCTTTCTTAGCCAGTGCCATTATTTTAGTTATAGTGCTTGGAGTTTTCATGATTTTATGCTCTAGTTTAACTATCTCTTTTTAATACGGAGGAATTGCAGTGTGAGTTTTACTGGGCCTGGACGTGGTCCAAAAAGAACATCATCCCTCCGGAAGAGCCAGGTGGCAATTCCAAAGAAGATTATACTTAAAATAATTACGAATGATACTGACATAAGAATTTCAGGTATGGTGATGGCTTCACCTGTAAATAGCCGCATCACAGTAGTCATGGGAGAAATGTTGGCTGAGAAGCTTTTCCGTGATATGTATGCTAGTGCAGGTACAATCAAAAATCCCACCACCATAACATAGGCGAAGGTGATTCCAATTCCTGCCTCCTTGTAGTTCTTGGCGTAGGCAGCAATGATGGAAGTAAGACCCACTATGGGCACGGCAGTAAGTACCACAAGAAGGTAAACCAGTATAACGTTGTTTATGGTGAAACCGGCAGCTATGAGGACTATTATCCACATAATCACCTGCAGGGCAGATATAGCCACCACAGCCAGCCCCTTGCCCAGGAGTATTTCTCCTGGTGAAATTGGCATGGCAACCAGTATTTCAGCGGTTTTACGCTCTTTCTCTCCCACCACACTGTCAATGATTATGTTACCAAACAGGAAAAGCGGCAGGAAAAGGAGCACCACCAGCATTACCTTCTTGATGATCTGCATGGGGAGTGATTCTCCTGTTTTTTCCTCTTTTAAACCAGTTTGCGGAGTAGTATTGGAAGGGTTGGCTGATTGTAAATATGACTGAGTTAAAGCGGATGAAACTGATTTGGTAGTGGTATTGATAGAATCTCTAATCACACTCCTCCGGGGATCAGCGTAATCCAGATAGAGTACTGTGTCTACTATTTCCTCCTTCTGTATTCGTTGAATTGAGTCTGCTGAAACCGTGTAAAACCCATTGGTTTCACCAGTTCCAATGCGAACCAGGGAACTATTACCATTGGTAGTGTACATTTTTATTATTTCCGGGTCTATCCTCTTTTTAAACACCCCTCCCGGGTCATCCACATCCAAGGTGGCAAAATCAACCAAAGATGGTGTTAAAGAGAGTCCTTTTTCCGATTCTATGTTGGCTGCAAATGAATTGAACATGAAAATTAACATACCTAAAACTGCTAACTGCATAAAAAAGATTAAAAGGAATTTCTTACTCTTGAGAGTGTTTTTAAACTCCCAGCGAGTGATTGTGCTGAAATTCATGTTGAGTTTCATGGTCTTCTGCCTTTTAATTATTAATCATCGGAAGAATACCTCATGGATTAATGAATGATATTGAAACTTTACTTTTAAAATCCGTATCATCCCATAGATATTTTAATCTTCAATACGAGATTTACTGTGTGGTTTGGATGAAAACATCATCCAGGGTGGGTTCTTTGGTGTTTACTGAGATGGCCTGTTCACCAAAGATGTCAATTATATGGGAAATATCTTCCCTAGAGCGTAGAGATATCAGGAACTGGTTACCTTCCAGGTTCACCCCCTCCACTGAGTCAAAGGCCAGTAACTGGTTTTCATCAATTTTTTGAGGCTTATGAACCCGAACTTGTAGGATTGTATCTCCGTGTATTTTCTCCTTCAAATATTCAGGAGTTCCCATGTCACGAATCTTCCCCTGATTTAAGATTGCAACCCGGTCACAAAGTAAATCTGCCTCATGCATGTAATGGGTGCAAAGAATAACCGTCTTATCCCCCTTTAATTCCTTGATAAAGTTGCGAATGGCCCTGGAAGTGGCTGGATCCAGACCCATGGTGGGTTCGTCAAATATTATAACTTCAGGATCATGGATCAGTGCCCGGGCAATTCCAATTCTCTGGCGCAGACCCTTGGAAAAAGTGTTAATCCTGTCATCGGCACGGTGGCTCATTCCCACCAGCTCCAGAAGCACATCTATCCTGCCATCAATCTCATTTTTAGGGACACCATAAAGTTCTCCGAAGTACTTTAAAAGTTCCCTTGCCTTGAACCGCTCATAAAGGTTGGGTTCCTCAGGTAGATAGCCGATCATAGATTTGATCTTGATCTGATCATGGTGAATGCTGTAGCCCCCAACAGTCACCTCCCCAGAGTTGGGTTGGAGTATGCAGCAAATAATCCTGATAGCAGTGGTTTTCCCAGCACCGTTAGGTCCAATAAGCCCCAGTAGTTCTCCTTTTTTTATTTCAAGATTAAGATTTTCCAGTGCCTTGATGCGCCCGAAAGACTTGTTTAAAGAGTCTATTTTAATCATTATATTTTCTGAGTTCAAGTCCTCATCTCCATCATGGGATTTTAAAAAAATAACTCCTCTTAATATACTTGATTCCATCTTCTTTATCTATTTAACCAAGGCCCATACCTACCTACTTAGGGGAACCATTCAATGGAACAATTTAAAATTATTAACAACATTAAAACCATCCACGTAAAATAATCACCAGCCCTATGACAATCATGATAAATGGAAGGATATAATGACCATAATTTTTAATTTTATTACCTAAAACACGGTTGTTTACCAGTTTATACCCTAAAAAGCACCATACCCCCACCATGATCAGGAATATTATGGCAGTTAAAAACAGGTCAAAAGGACCCATACTGGCAAAAAGAGGCATGTAAACTCCTAAATTGTCACCACCATTGGCCAGGGTAACCAAAGTTACCGGTAACATCATTTGCCCTTCTTTATATTTGCTGAAGTCTCTATTTTCCCCCGAATAATCTGTTTGTGGTTTTTTAAGGTGTAAAAAACTCCTGATACCAATCATGATAGGAATAACCCCCAGTAAGCTGATCCAGTTGGAGGGAATAATGAATTGGACAAAATATGCCAGGGAACTGATAGTTAAAAGTACAATGAATCCCAGATACTGTCCTAAAACCACATCTTTTGCCCTGAATTCTGGATTTGCAAAAAAAGCAGCAAGAAGAAACATATCATCCAGGTTGGTGGATACAAAAGCAGATATTGCAGTTAAAATTATTAGAGTTTCCATTAGAATATCCTTAAATTCAACCATTAATAAATTTTAAGCCATTTACAATGAAAGTTATACTCCCTCTAAAATAGAATAACAATCACCCATAATAGTATTCGTCAAAACATTAGTACTTCTAAACATTAGTATATATAGGGCGATATAACAATCTTTAAATACATTTTAAATGTATTAAACGACCACCAACTCCTCCGTTTGAAATGAGATAAGGCCATATTAATTTGAATATTTGATATTAAAGATGTATTAGGAGTTATATCCAAAATTACGCCATCGGATGATGAAAATGTTTCTATCCAAACTAATACCAGTTGATGATGCCCAGAAAATCATCACCACCTGCCTGAAAACCACTGGAGTGGAAGAAATCCCATTAGAAGAAGCTTATCAAAGAATTATTGCCCACAAAGTAGTTAGCACCTTAAATTCGCCCCCTTTCAACCGTTCAGCTATGGATGGTTATGCTATACAAGCTGAAGATAGCTTCGGCCATTCCGAGACCAATCCATTCCAATTAAAAGTGGTGGATCGTATCGGAGCAGGGCAAAAGTCAAATTTAAAACTGAATTCCGGCGAAGCGATTAAAATAGCCACCGGGGCCCCCATACCTGCAGGTGCCAATGCAGTGGTCATGGAAGAGTACACCCATGAAAAAGGAGACATCATCGATGTGGAAACATCCTTGACTCCCGATGAAAACGTTTCCCCTGCAGGAGAGGACTTTAATAAAGATGATCTTGTTTTGAGTGAGGGCAAACTCTTAGGACCTGCAGAACTGGCAATCATTGCATCAGCAGGTTTTGACCGTGTTTTAGTGTTTAAAAGACCACGAATAGCTGTTCTTATAACAGGAAGCGAACTGGTGATGCCTAAAAATGAACTTGAAGGAGCAGAAGTGGTCAACTCCAATCATTTCACCATTAAATCCATGGTAAAAAGCTGCCTGGCCGTTCCAGAAATGTTCCACTCCATTGATGATGCAGAACTAGTGGAAGAACTCTTTAAAAAATTGTTAGATGAGTATGATGTCCTCATAACCACAGGGGGCACCGCCATCAGTAAAGGAGATGTGGTGGTGGATGTAGCCCAAAAATTAGGAGAAGTACCCATACACGGAGTGTCACTAAGACCAGGCAAACCTTTTGGTTTCGCACATGTGATGGGTAAACCTGTTTTTATGTTATCTGGTTTTCCAGTGGCAGCCATGGTCCAGTTCGATGTTTTTGTAAGGGAATCCCTACTTAAAATACAAGGATTAAATCGAACCCCACTAATAGTGCAAAAAAAGGCATCAAGGAAGATACCCTCCACCCTGGGCAGAACCGATTATATAAGGGCCCATATCGAAGGAGATATGGTTCGTCCCCTGAAGATTAAAGGTTCGGGGATCATAAGATCCATGGTGGAGTCGGATTCTTACATTCTAATCCCAGAAAACCTGGAAGGAATTGTAGAAGGAGCAGAATGTGAAGTTCTTCCCTATCATTCTCTAAAAGCTTAAAGCATTGAACTTACTTATTTAATATAAAGGTGATCTTGTTTGAATGTTTTATGGTACTATGTCATTTTCTTTGCCGGCATCTATGTTTTGGCCCTTTTATTCAGGGATAAATTAAAAGTAGACGTTTATGGGCCTATTTTAATGAGAAGAACACAGAAAATGAGGGGATTCATTGATTGGGTAGCCAATGCCAGTCCTCGATTCTGGCGCTGGAGCATGAACTTGGGCATTCCCATATCTGTATTCTGCATGGGATTATCTGTTTATCTGATTATTATATCATTACCACGCATGTTCCAATCCCCACAAGCAGCACTACTCTTGCCCGGAGTGGACATCCCTGGATCTCCCATATTCATCCCTATTTTCTCAGGTATCATCGCCCTGATCCTGTTGATGATAGTTCATGAGTTCGGGCATGGAATTCTGGCCAGGGCACAGGGAGTGAAAATTAAATCAATTGGTGTGATTTTACTGGCCATACTACCTGGAGCATTCGTGGAACTGGATGAGGAAGATGTTAAAAAAGCCAAAAGATCAGTGAAACTGCGCATATACGCTGCAGGATCCATGTTCAACCTGGGGCTGGCAGCAATTGCATGGGTGGTTGTAATCGTCCTGACATCCTCATTTATACCCTACGCTTTCCAATCAGATGGAGTGAAAATTATCAGTGTAACTCCAGGAGGCCCCTCTGAAGGTGTGCTTCAAGAGGGAATGGTGGTATCCAGTATTAATGGAATTTCAGTCAATAGCCGTGCCGCTTACACTGACTTAATACTAAATAAAACAAAACCAG
This window harbors:
- a CDS encoding ABC-type Na+ efflux pump, permease component, which produces MKLNMNFSTITRWEFKNTLKSKKFLLIFFMQLAVLGMLIFMFNSFAANIESEKGLSLTPSLVDFATLDVDDPGGVFKKRIDPEIIKMYTTNGNSSLVRIGTGETNGFYTVSADSIQRIQKEEIVDTVLYLDYADPRRSVIRDSINTTTKSVSSALTQSYLQSANPSNTTPQTGLKEEKTGESLPMQIIKKVMLVVLLFLPLFLFGNIIIDSVVGEKERKTAEILVAMPISPGEILLGKGLAVVAISALQVIMWIIVLIAAGFTINNVILVYLLVVLTAVPIVGLTSIIAAYAKNYKEAGIGITFAYVMVVGFLIVPALAYISRKSFSANISPMTTVMRLFTGEAITIPEILMSVSFVIILSIIFFGIATWLFRRDDVLFGPRPGPVKLTLQFLRIKKR
- a CDS encoding putative permease, cadmium resistance protein (PFAM: Cadmium resistance transporter~TIGRFAM: cadmium resistance transporter (or sequestration) family protein), whose product is METLIILTAISAFVSTNLDDMFLLAAFFANPEFRAKDVVLGQYLGFIVLLTISSLAYFVQFIIPSNWISLLGVIPIMIGIRSFLHLKKPQTDYSGENRDFSKYKEGQMMLPVTLVTLANGGDNLGVYMPLFASMGPFDLFLTAIIFLIMVGVWCFLGYKLVNNRVLGNKIKNYGHYILPFIMIVIGLVIILRGWF
- a CDS encoding molybdopterin biosynthesis enzyme (PFAM: Probable molybdopterin binding domain; MoeA N-terminal region (domain I and II); MoeA C-terminal region (domain IV)~TIGRFAM: molybdenum cofactor synthesis domain) produces the protein MFLSKLIPVDDAQKIITTCLKTTGVEEIPLEEAYQRIIAHKVVSTLNSPPFNRSAMDGYAIQAEDSFGHSETNPFQLKVVDRIGAGQKSNLKLNSGEAIKIATGAPIPAGANAVVMEEYTHEKGDIIDVETSLTPDENVSPAGEDFNKDDLVLSEGKLLGPAELAIIASAGFDRVLVFKRPRIAVLITGSELVMPKNELEGAEVVNSNHFTIKSMVKSCLAVPEMFHSIDDAELVEELFKKLLDEYDVLITTGGTAISKGDVVVDVAQKLGEVPIHGVSLRPGKPFGFAHVMGKPVFMLSGFPVAAMVQFDVFVRESLLKIQGLNRTPLIVQKKASRKIPSTLGRTDYIRAHIEGDMVRPLKIKGSGIIRSMVESDSYILIPENLEGIVEGAECEVLPYHSLKA
- a CDS encoding ABC-type multidrug transport system, ATPase component (PFAM: ABC transporter) — protein: MESSILRGVIFLKSHDGDEDLNSENIMIKIDSLNKSFGRIKALENLNLEIKKGELLGLIGPNGAGKTTAIRIICCILQPNSGEVTVGGYSIHHDQIKIKSMIGYLPEEPNLYERFKARELLKYFGELYGVPKNEIDGRIDVLLELVGMSHRADDRINTFSKGLRQRIGIARALIHDPEVIIFDEPTMGLDPATSRAIRNFIKELKGDKTVILCTHYMHEADLLCDRVAILNQGKIRDMGTPEYLKEKIHGDTILQVRVHKPQKIDENQLLAFDSVEGVNLEGNQFLISLRSREDISHIIDIFGEQAISVNTKEPTLDDVFIQTTQ
- a CDS encoding putative membrane-associated Zn-dependent protease (PFAM: Peptidase family M50) gives rise to the protein MNVLWYYVIFFAGIYVLALLFRDKLKVDVYGPILMRRTQKMRGFIDWVANASPRFWRWSMNLGIPISVFCMGLSVYLIIISLPRMFQSPQAALLLPGVDIPGSPIFIPIFSGIIALILLMIVHEFGHGILARAQGVKIKSIGVILLAILPGAFVELDEEDVKKAKRSVKLRIYAAGSMFNLGLAAIAWVVVIVLTSSFIPYAFQSDGVKIISVTPGGPSEGVLQEGMVVSSINGISVNSRAAYTDLILNKTKPGDTMTYVTDQGTYTITSTSNPNNASTAYPGTRSEMHLVVKPAVAQTYGDIIPWFLFDLADVCYWIFALNIMVGLFNLLPMKPLDGGIMFEELLRYKVSENVTGKIVSSVSWIMIGIVTLLVVYGTVPGIMQMF